The genome window ATCGGCCATCTCCTCGGCCGTCTCGAGCGTCGGGGCGAGGGGTTTCTCACAGAAGACCGGCGTGCCAGCCTCGAGTGCGGCGATCGAGGGCTCGGCGTGGACGTGATTCGGACCGAGGTTGTAGAAGACGTCGACCTCGTCGACGACGGCTCGCCAGTCGGTCGCGATCGAGTCGAAGCCGAAGCGGTCGGCCGCCTCCTCGAGGGCGGACTCGTCGCGGCCGACGAGGACCGAACGGTCGATCGCGGGCGCATCCGGGAAGAACATCGGAAGTCGCGCCATGGCGTTTGCGTGTGCGTTACCCATGAACCGGTAGCCGAGGACGCCAACGTCGAGTGTCATAGTGTATGGTAGCTGTCTCGTCGGTGGTTACTCCGTCCAGTAGGCCTCGCCGGGAGTTTCCCGAAAGACGGCCCGCTGGAGGCAGTCGATCGCTTTCTCGAGGCCCTCGATCGAACTGGTGAGCGAGTCCTCGTGTTCGATGCTGAGGACGTCGTCGTAGCCGACCATCCGAAGGGTCGAGACGACGTCTTTCCAGTGGTCTTCGCCGTGGCCGTAGCCGACCGAGCGGAACAGCCACGAACGGTGCAGTTCGTCGTCGTAAGCGGTCGTATCGAGGACGCCTTTGATCCGCGCCTGTTCGTCGTAGATCTGCGTGTCCTTCGCGTGGACGTGGTGGATCGCGCCGTCGGAGCCGAGAAACCGGATCGCGTCGGTGACGTCGATCCCCTGCCAGTAGAGGTGGGAGGGATCGAAGTTGGCCCCGACGCGATCGTTCGTCACCTCGCGAAGTCGGAGCAAGCCAGCGGGTTCGTACACCAGCATGTTCGGGTGCATCTCGATCGCAAGGTCGACGTCGTGCTCGTCGGCGAACGCGGCGAGATTCGACCAGTACTCCGTGGCCCGTTCCCACTGGTACTCGAGCGCCTCGGCGTGTTCGGGTGGCCAGGGCGCGGTGATCCAGTTTGGCACCTCGTCGTCGGGGCCGCCGGCCGGTAAGCCCGAAAAGCAGGTGACGGTTCCGACCTCGAGCTGGGCGGTGAGTCGGATCGCCTCGCGGAGTTCGGTGTCGGCCGTCTCGGCCTCGTCCTCGTCGGGGTGTAACGGATTGTTGTGCGTCGCAAGGGCGCTAATACGCATGTCGTGGTCTGCGAGCGTCTCCTTCAAGCTCTCCTGTGCCGACTCGTCGTCGAGGTACCGGTTGCGCTCGAGGTGGTCGTCGCCGGGATAGCCGCCGACGCCGGGTTCGACCGCGCTAACGCCGCGGTCTGCGAGAAATTCGAGGGCGTCCTCGAACGATCGATCGTACAACGGTGGGGTGTGAACGCCGATATCCATGCGTTTAGTATCTATGAGGGGGGTTCGTGGTAGCTGGCGGACGATTCAGGCGAGTGGATCACGTGCTTCGGGATCGACACCGTCGGCTTCCACGTCGTCACTGGTTAATTCGCACGGTTCGTTCGTGCTCACGTGAACGATGGCTGCCCTCGAGGACGCTGGAGGGTGCGTGGCTGCGTGACGTGTTCGGGTCCGATCCCCATCGGTGATCGTGTCGGAGAACGCGCCCTATCGAAATGTAACGCCGACTCGGACGCGGAGGCTCGAGGTGGTGTGGTGAAAGAGCGTCGATCGGGTCGACGCCGTCAGAAAACGATCACAACGTATGGGTGGCTACAGGTCGAGCAATCACAGGGAGCGACGTCGAGTTACTCGAACGTGCCGCGATGGGCTATCTCTTCGATGGGCTTGCGGCCGCTTGGCTGCTCGCGCTCGCGCAGGTCCTCGCTAAGCGTCTCCGGGGGTGCGTGCTCGCCGACGGCGAACATCGCTTCGATCTCGAACTCCTCGGGGACATCGAGTTCCTCGGCCGCCCGTTCGTAGTCGAAGCCGGCCATCCCGTGGACGGCCAGTCCGCGGCGGGCGCCCTCGAGCGCGAGATTCTGCCAGGCAGCGCCGGTATCGAACGAGTGCGTCGGTGCAGGTTCGCCGTTGTGATCGAACGTCGTCTTCGACGCGATGACGCCGAGGACGGCCGCCTCCGTAGCCCACACCCGATTCCCCTCGACGAGTAAGTCGACGTACGTCTCCCACTCGTCGTCCTCGCGGGTGGCGTAGACGAACCGCCAGTGCTGGTTGTTGTACGCCGATGGTGCCCACCGGGCGGCCTCGAACAGCGGGAGGAACTGTTCTTCCTCGAGTGGCTCACCGGTCATCGCGTACGGCGACCAGCGGGTGACGAAGAGCGGGTCGACGTCGTACTCCGTTTCGCGGTGGTCGACGGCGTCTTCGTGCAGCGACGGTTGCTTCGATACGGATTCTTTCATTGCCGCCTCGTTCGGCCGGACGACACCTATAGGTTATTAGACAGTCGGGTTACCAGGTGACGTCGATGTCGTCGACTCGTGTGTGCATTCCACACGATTGGCAAGTATGGCAATATCTACACACTACGAGCGTACATTCAGGACTCGAACTCGGTACAACTGCGGAAAACCGGCGGGTCGAGATCGAAAGCGGGGCCGTTAGTCGTCTGCCGGGGCG of Natrarchaeobaculum sulfurireducens contains these proteins:
- a CDS encoding sugar phosphate isomerase/epimerase family protein, whose amino-acid sequence is MDIGVHTPPLYDRSFEDALEFLADRGVSAVEPGVGGYPGDDHLERNRYLDDESAQESLKETLADHDMRISALATHNNPLHPDEDEAETADTELREAIRLTAQLEVGTVTCFSGLPAGGPDDEVPNWITAPWPPEHAEALEYQWERATEYWSNLAAFADEHDVDLAIEMHPNMLVYEPAGLLRLREVTNDRVGANFDPSHLYWQGIDVTDAIRFLGSDGAIHHVHAKDTQIYDEQARIKGVLDTTAYDDELHRSWLFRSVGYGHGEDHWKDVVSTLRMVGYDDVLSIEHEDSLTSSIEGLEKAIDCLQRAVFRETPGEAYWTE
- a CDS encoding nitroreductase family protein, whose translation is MKESVSKQPSLHEDAVDHRETEYDVDPLFVTRWSPYAMTGEPLEEEQFLPLFEAARWAPSAYNNQHWRFVYATREDDEWETYVDLLVEGNRVWATEAAVLGVIASKTTFDHNGEPAPTHSFDTGAAWQNLALEGARRGLAVHGMAGFDYERAAEELDVPEEFEIEAMFAVGEHAPPETLSEDLREREQPSGRKPIEEIAHRGTFE